A window of Azospirillum lipoferum 4B contains these coding sequences:
- a CDS encoding NAD(P)/FAD-dependent oxidoreductase, with product MTASASFKPDVIVIGGGLHGCSAALQLSMRGVRVLVLEKDHVARHASGVNAGGVRQLGRHVAEVPLSVASMALWHGIRDLVDDDCGFESHGQIKVAETEAELETVRARVAELNALGFTHEEVIGQDELRSLVPAIADHCVGALVSRGDGAAIPFRTTFAFRRKAIALGARFQEGGAVTRLARKGGLWSVETADGGRFEAPVVVNAAGAWADRIAAQVGEPVPLEVIAPMLMITARVAPFIKPVVGATGRTLSFKQFPNGTVLIGGGLLGRAVRDENRTELDFSQVSVNARTVWDLFPSMRGATIVRSWAGIEARMPDQIPVIGPSGTEPDLYHSFGFSAHGFQLGPIVGRITADLITGGATDLPVAPFRIGRFAA from the coding sequence ATGACCGCAAGCGCCTCCTTCAAACCAGACGTCATCGTCATCGGCGGCGGGCTGCACGGCTGCTCCGCCGCGCTGCAGCTGTCGATGCGCGGCGTGCGCGTGCTGGTTCTGGAGAAGGACCATGTCGCCCGCCACGCCTCCGGCGTCAATGCGGGCGGCGTGCGCCAGCTCGGCCGCCATGTCGCGGAGGTGCCGCTGTCCGTCGCTTCCATGGCGTTGTGGCACGGCATCCGCGATCTGGTGGACGACGATTGCGGCTTCGAAAGCCATGGCCAGATCAAGGTGGCGGAGACCGAGGCCGAGCTGGAGACGGTGCGTGCCCGCGTCGCCGAACTCAACGCGCTGGGCTTCACCCACGAGGAGGTGATCGGGCAGGACGAGCTGCGGTCGCTGGTGCCGGCCATCGCCGATCATTGCGTCGGTGCGCTGGTGTCGCGCGGCGACGGGGCGGCAATCCCCTTCCGCACCACCTTCGCCTTCCGCCGCAAGGCCATCGCGCTGGGCGCCCGCTTTCAGGAGGGTGGCGCCGTGACGCGGCTGGCCCGCAAGGGCGGGCTGTGGAGCGTGGAAACGGCGGACGGCGGCCGGTTCGAGGCGCCGGTGGTGGTGAATGCCGCCGGGGCCTGGGCCGACCGCATCGCCGCGCAGGTGGGGGAGCCGGTGCCGCTGGAGGTCATCGCGCCGATGCTGATGATCACCGCCCGCGTCGCCCCCTTCATCAAGCCGGTGGTGGGTGCGACCGGCCGCACGCTGTCCTTCAAGCAGTTCCCCAACGGGACCGTGCTGATCGGCGGCGGGCTGCTGGGCCGGGCGGTGCGCGACGAGAACCGGACGGAGCTGGACTTCTCCCAGGTGTCGGTGAATGCCCGCACGGTGTGGGACCTGTTCCCCTCCATGCGCGGCGCCACCATCGTCCGCAGCTGGGCGGGAATCGAGGCACGCATGCCGGACCAGATCCCGGTGATCGGCCCCAGCGGCACCGAACCGGACCTCTACCATTCCTTCGGCTTCTCAGCGCACGGCTTCCAGCTCGGCCCCATCGTCGGGCGGATCACCGCCGACCTGATCACGGGCGGGGCCACCGACCTGCCCGTCGCCCCCTTCCGCATCGGCCGCTTCGCCGCCTGA
- a CDS encoding RidA family protein — translation MTIQRFHPTPRLCDMVIHKDTVYLAGQIVDDGSTTVEAQTRDVLRQIDALLAEAGTSKSNILTATVYLADIATFPEMNAAWDAWVDKANPPARATVEAKLADPSILVEIVVVAGL, via the coding sequence GTGACGATCCAGCGCTTCCACCCGACCCCGCGGCTCTGCGACATGGTCATCCACAAGGACACCGTCTATCTCGCCGGCCAGATCGTTGATGACGGATCAACCACCGTGGAGGCGCAGACCCGCGACGTGCTGCGCCAGATCGACGCCCTGCTGGCCGAGGCCGGGACGAGCAAGAGCAACATCCTGACCGCCACGGTCTATCTCGCTGACATCGCCACCTTCCCCGAGATGAACGCCGCCTGGGACGCCTGGGTCGACAAGGCCAATCCGCCGGCCCGCGCGACGGTGGAGGCCAAGCTGGCCGACCCGTCGATCCTGGTCGAGATCGTCGTCGTCGCGGGACTCTGA
- a CDS encoding transporter substrate-binding domain-containing protein, with the protein MKRLVTGVAALLLLASGGIAAAQEIRIATEGAYPPFNFTQPDGKVAGLEVDLANALCERMKRPCTVMAQEWDGIIPGLLAKKYDAIMATMNITPERAKAIGFSTPYMVVPAYFVAPAKSAIDGSPASLRGKTIGAQVSTTHSRYVEKHLGSEATLKTYDTASNLLADLKAGRIDAAITTGATASDWVKGDGGKSVKLVGQPVIDAEVFGPGIGVGLRKEDESLKQSFDEAIRAVVQDGTLARIAARYVDFSITP; encoded by the coding sequence ATGAAGCGCCTCGTCACCGGCGTTGCCGCCCTCCTCTTGCTTGCGTCCGGCGGCATTGCCGCGGCGCAGGAGATCCGCATCGCCACCGAGGGCGCCTATCCGCCCTTCAACTTCACCCAGCCCGACGGCAAGGTGGCGGGGCTGGAGGTCGATCTTGCCAACGCGCTGTGCGAGCGGATGAAGCGGCCCTGCACCGTCATGGCGCAGGAATGGGACGGCATCATTCCGGGACTGCTGGCGAAGAAGTACGACGCCATCATGGCGACGATGAACATCACGCCGGAACGGGCGAAGGCCATCGGCTTCTCCACCCCCTACATGGTGGTGCCGGCCTATTTCGTGGCACCTGCCAAGTCCGCCATCGACGGCTCGCCCGCCAGCCTGCGCGGCAAGACCATCGGCGCCCAGGTCTCCACCACCCATTCCCGCTATGTCGAGAAGCATCTCGGCAGCGAGGCGACGCTGAAGACCTACGACACCGCCTCCAACCTGCTGGCCGATTTGAAGGCCGGGCGGATCGACGCCGCCATCACCACCGGCGCCACCGCGTCCGACTGGGTGAAGGGCGACGGCGGCAAGTCGGTCAAGCTGGTCGGCCAGCCGGTGATCGACGCCGAGGTGTTCGGCCCCGGCATCGGCGTCGGCCTGCGCAAGGAGGACGAGAGCCTGAAGCAGTCCTTCGACGAGGCGATCCGCGCGGTCGTGCAGGACGGCACCCTGGCCCGCATTGCCGCCCGCTACGTCGATTTTTCCATCACCCCCTGA
- a CDS encoding RidA family protein — MIKRIEKTKIMHRVVVNNGTAYLGGIIADDVSVGMGGQVTQICGKLDQVLAMAGSDKTKLLSAQLFITDMSLKNEMNEAWLAWLDGNDLPARATIGVADLGAPEIKIEVVVTAAV, encoded by the coding sequence GTGATCAAGCGCATCGAGAAGACCAAGATCATGCACCGCGTCGTCGTCAACAACGGCACGGCCTATCTCGGCGGCATCATCGCCGACGACGTCAGCGTCGGCATGGGCGGCCAGGTCACGCAGATCTGCGGCAAGCTCGACCAGGTGCTGGCGATGGCCGGCAGCGACAAGACCAAGCTGCTGTCCGCCCAGCTGTTCATCACCGACATGAGCCTGAAGAACGAGATGAACGAGGCATGGCTCGCCTGGCTCGACGGCAACGACCTGCCGGCCCGCGCCACCATCGGCGTCGCCGATCTCGGCGCGCCGGAGATCAAGATCGAGGTGGTCGTCACCGCCGCCGTCTGA
- a CDS encoding TonB-dependent hemoglobin/transferrin/lactoferrin family receptor yields the protein MTATPSIPRRIAGPGRLRRALWLSVSALTLAGAGAALAQTAGQTATQTAAAPQAGQPTTVLDAVTVYGERGERRLDEATSTISVIGEEQIETRGLHRLQDLTRYEPGVTVSNSPARAGAGGFAIRGITDNRVLMLIDGTRLPETPKSAGPSAGYSRDAVDLDSLKQVEIVRGPSSALYGSDALGGVVGYVTKDPADYLYPGKDFYASLKGAYDSVDSSISETGTAAMRAGEFSLLGIFTRRDGEEYKSKDKSFRNPQDYQVNNGLAKLVWERGPDKVTLTGEYFHRDTDTTLRNDVGAAASYIFSTVPSRTTRGTVADSVSDDEATRWRIGLEHSHDAPIGFIDHIDWRLYATGYDHQENRTRTAGVATSTNTLFPARSTLREETNNESEQRIFGGAVNMRTDTSWFGLPNRLSYGFSVDHIRTERMRDVTLTNTATGASAKSYNGDTYPSRTFPNTSTLMLGGYLQDEITIDRLRLVPALRLDYYRMNPELDAAYLASNPSSTPSKLDKLALSPKFGATYELTREYSLFGQYAHGFRAPPYDDANLGFSNPTYGYEVLPNASLKPETSNGVEAGFRAKYADGSSFQVSSYYNRYSNFIAQRAVGRSSAGLLRYQSQNISKVEIFGVEGKGEWRFRPGWSLFGAAAFARGFDLDAKTAIDEVAPLTVNAGLSYTAPDNFWGAEVVTTHAFAKKADDVSSSTYLKAPSYTTVDLSAYLNPTDHLSLGASVKNLFNQEYYNYINVVSVAETSADRRRYLEAGRSFLVHATVKW from the coding sequence ATGACCGCAACCCCCAGCATTCCGCGGCGGATCGCAGGGCCTGGACGGCTGCGCCGGGCGCTGTGGCTGTCGGTGTCGGCGCTGACCCTGGCCGGCGCCGGCGCGGCGCTCGCCCAAACCGCAGGCCAAACCGCGACGCAAACGGCGGCGGCCCCACAGGCGGGCCAGCCGACGACCGTGCTCGACGCGGTGACCGTCTATGGCGAGCGCGGGGAGCGGCGGCTGGACGAGGCGACCTCCACCATCTCCGTGATCGGGGAGGAGCAGATCGAGACGCGCGGCCTGCACCGCCTGCAGGATTTGACCCGCTACGAGCCGGGTGTGACGGTCAGCAATTCGCCCGCCCGCGCCGGTGCCGGCGGCTTCGCCATCCGCGGCATCACCGACAACCGGGTCCTGATGCTGATCGACGGCACCCGCCTGCCGGAAACGCCGAAATCGGCCGGGCCGTCCGCCGGCTACAGCCGCGACGCGGTGGATCTCGATTCCCTCAAGCAGGTGGAGATCGTGCGCGGCCCGTCCTCCGCCCTCTACGGGTCTGACGCGCTGGGCGGCGTCGTCGGCTACGTCACAAAGGATCCGGCCGACTACCTCTATCCCGGCAAGGATTTCTACGCCTCGCTGAAGGGGGCCTACGACAGCGTCGACAGTTCCATCTCCGAAACCGGCACCGCGGCGATGCGCGCGGGCGAGTTCTCGCTTCTCGGCATCTTCACCCGCCGCGACGGTGAGGAGTACAAGTCCAAGGACAAGAGCTTCCGCAACCCGCAGGACTATCAGGTCAACAACGGCCTCGCCAAGCTGGTGTGGGAACGCGGTCCCGACAAGGTGACGCTGACCGGCGAGTATTTCCACCGCGACACCGACACCACCCTGCGCAACGACGTCGGCGCCGCCGCCAGCTACATCTTCTCGACCGTCCCGTCGCGCACCACCCGCGGCACCGTCGCCGATTCCGTCAGCGACGACGAGGCGACGCGCTGGCGCATCGGGCTGGAGCATTCGCACGACGCCCCCATCGGCTTCATCGACCATATCGACTGGCGGCTCTACGCCACCGGCTACGACCATCAGGAAAACCGCACCCGCACCGCCGGCGTCGCCACCTCCACCAACACGCTGTTCCCGGCGCGCTCCACCCTGCGCGAAGAGACCAACAACGAATCCGAACAGCGCATCTTCGGCGGCGCGGTCAACATGCGCACCGACACCAGCTGGTTCGGGCTGCCCAACCGCCTCTCCTACGGCTTCAGCGTCGATCACATCCGCACGGAGCGCATGCGCGACGTGACGCTGACCAACACGGCGACCGGCGCCTCCGCCAAGAGCTACAACGGCGACACCTATCCCAGCCGCACCTTCCCCAACACCAGCACGCTGATGCTGGGCGGCTATCTGCAGGACGAGATCACCATCGACCGGCTGCGTCTGGTGCCGGCCCTGCGCCTCGACTATTACCGGATGAACCCGGAACTGGACGCGGCCTATCTCGCCTCCAACCCGTCCTCCACCCCGTCGAAGCTGGACAAGCTGGCGCTGTCGCCCAAGTTCGGCGCCACCTACGAGCTGACCCGCGAATATTCGCTGTTCGGCCAGTATGCCCACGGCTTCCGCGCGCCGCCCTATGACGACGCCAACCTCGGCTTCTCCAACCCGACCTATGGCTACGAGGTGCTGCCCAATGCCAGCCTGAAGCCGGAGACCAGCAACGGGGTCGAGGCCGGCTTCCGCGCCAAATACGCCGACGGCTCCAGCTTCCAGGTTTCCAGCTACTACAACCGCTACAGCAACTTCATCGCCCAGCGGGCGGTCGGCCGCAGCAGCGCCGGCCTGCTGCGCTACCAGTCGCAAAACATCTCGAAGGTCGAGATCTTCGGCGTCGAGGGCAAGGGCGAATGGCGCTTCCGGCCGGGCTGGTCGCTGTTCGGCGCGGCGGCCTTCGCCCGCGGCTTCGACCTCGACGCCAAGACCGCCATCGACGAGGTGGCGCCGCTGACCGTGAACGCCGGCCTGTCCTACACCGCGCCGGACAATTTCTGGGGGGCGGAGGTCGTCACCACCCACGCCTTCGCCAAGAAGGCCGACGACGTCAGCAGCTCCACCTACCTCAAGGCCCCTTCCTACACCACGGTCGACCTGTCGGCCTACCTGAACCCGACCGACCATTTGTCGCTCGGCGCCTCGGTCAAGAACCTGTTCAACCAGGAATACTACAACTACATCAACGTGGTGAGCGTCGCCGAGACCTCCGCCGACCGCCGCCGCTACCTGGAGGCCGGGCGCTCCTTCCTGGTCCACGCCACCGTCAAATGGTGA
- the hutX gene encoding heme utilization cystosolic carrier protein HutX, which produces MTAQHTPAASQDAALESLRARLLAEPGGVLEAVAAETGVSLRAVVDCLPAAMRGFAPGSAAEAAMTDIAGWGPITFLVHSADLVLECKGPLPLGQFGRGFYNLAGGSPIGGHIRLDRCADLAFVRRPFMGSGDSCAVIFFNGDGEAMFKIFVGRDEKRQLLPDQVDRFLSLRDLLCVSVA; this is translated from the coding sequence ATGACCGCACAGCACACCCCCGCCGCCAGCCAGGATGCAGCATTGGAGTCCCTGCGCGCACGGCTTCTTGCCGAACCCGGCGGGGTGCTGGAGGCGGTGGCGGCGGAGACCGGCGTCAGCCTGCGCGCCGTCGTCGACTGCCTGCCGGCGGCCATGCGCGGCTTCGCCCCCGGTTCGGCGGCGGAAGCGGCGATGACCGACATCGCCGGCTGGGGGCCGATCACCTTCCTGGTTCACAGCGCCGATCTGGTCCTGGAATGCAAGGGGCCGCTGCCGCTCGGCCAGTTCGGGCGCGGCTTCTACAATCTGGCCGGCGGCAGCCCGATCGGCGGCCATATCCGCCTGGACCGCTGCGCCGACCTCGCCTTCGTCCGTCGTCCCTTCATGGGCAGCGGCGACAGCTGCGCCGTGATCTTCTTCAACGGCGACGGAGAGGCGATGTTCAAGATCTTCGTCGGCCGCGACGAAAAGCGCCAGCTTCTGCCCGATCAGGTGGACCGCTTCCTGTCCTTGCGCGACCTGCTCTGCGTGTCAGTGGCATGA
- a CDS encoding sensor histidine kinase: MRLVERLPARIRPLLDTRSFRQTMTIGAVFVVVTSGAVLWSRSLLTDLVQDHVVELLERDTATQRQLGRFDDAPDLAADLRRREMFETETARKRLVLDASGRLLYGDDATAARLLDALNCDPARLASCPTGLVERRGKDATDGWKMQALVVALPDGGRFINAYDIQPMLSQMRAVPLAAGVGVLLFLLTSLTFGVYFSSGTLRRVGAMSEALAAYAGGDRNRRIDIGRTDDEFAGLGREINRTLDRVNRLVEEVSSVSSSIAHELRTPLTHLHNRLAGIAEDCADPEIRRALEDGIEETLRIQQLFRAIMRLGEIETARCSLSMEPLDAEALLEEIRESYLPLADDAGVALSVAVEPGLRIRGDRSLLFQAVANLVDNALKYAPQGREIRLSAGIRDGWEELCVADRGPGLAPGQRALAVQRFFRLNPQDGVPGYGLGLSIVGAIATLHGGGLLLDDNAPGLRVTLRLGRHAQMDRTAPPH; this comes from the coding sequence ATGCGCTTGGTTGAGCGGCTTCCCGCCCGCATCCGCCCGCTGCTGGACACCCGCAGCTTCCGCCAGACCATGACCATCGGCGCCGTCTTCGTCGTCGTCACCTCCGGCGCGGTGCTGTGGAGCCGCAGCCTGCTGACCGATCTGGTCCAGGACCATGTGGTCGAGCTGTTGGAACGCGACACCGCGACCCAGCGTCAGCTCGGCCGCTTCGACGACGCCCCCGATCTGGCCGCCGACCTGCGCCGCCGCGAGATGTTCGAAACGGAGACGGCGCGCAAGCGGCTGGTTCTGGATGCGTCGGGACGTCTGCTCTACGGCGACGACGCGACGGCGGCGCGGCTGCTGGACGCGCTGAACTGCGACCCCGCCCGTCTTGCCTCCTGCCCGACCGGGCTGGTCGAACGCCGGGGCAAGGACGCCACCGACGGCTGGAAGATGCAGGCGCTGGTGGTGGCGCTGCCCGACGGCGGCCGCTTCATCAACGCCTACGACATCCAGCCGATGCTGAGCCAGATGCGGGCGGTGCCGCTGGCGGCCGGCGTCGGCGTGCTGCTGTTCCTGCTGACCAGCCTGACCTTCGGCGTCTATTTCAGTTCCGGCACGCTGCGCCGGGTCGGCGCGATGAGCGAGGCGCTCGCCGCCTATGCCGGGGGCGACCGCAACCGCCGGATCGACATCGGCCGCACCGACGATGAGTTCGCCGGCCTCGGCCGCGAGATCAACCGCACGCTCGACCGCGTCAACCGGCTGGTGGAGGAGGTGTCGAGCGTCTCCAGCAGCATCGCGCACGAGCTGCGCACGCCGCTGACCCACCTGCACAACCGGCTGGCCGGCATCGCCGAGGACTGCGCCGACCCCGAGATCCGCCGCGCGCTGGAGGACGGCATCGAGGAGACGCTGCGCATCCAGCAGCTGTTCCGCGCCATCATGCGGTTGGGCGAGATCGAAACCGCCCGCTGCAGCCTGAGCATGGAGCCGCTGGACGCCGAAGCGTTGCTGGAGGAGATCCGCGAATCCTACCTGCCGCTGGCCGACGACGCCGGCGTCGCGCTGTCCGTCGCGGTCGAGCCGGGGCTGCGCATCCGCGGCGACCGCAGCCTGCTGTTCCAGGCCGTCGCCAACCTCGTGGACAATGCCTTGAAATATGCGCCCCAAGGCCGGGAGATCCGGCTGTCGGCCGGCATCCGCGACGGTTGGGAGGAGCTGTGCGTCGCCGACCGCGGACCGGGCCTCGCCCCCGGCCAGCGGGCGCTGGCGGTCCAGCGCTTCTTCCGGCTCAACCCGCAGGACGGGGTGCCGGGCTATGGGCTCGGCCTGTCCATCGTCGGCGCCATCGCCACGCTGCATGGCGGCGGGCTGCTGCTGGACGACAATGCGCCGGGGCTCCGCGTCACCCTCCGGCTCGGCCGCCATGCCCAGATGGACCGGACGGCCCCGCCACATTAA
- a CDS encoding response regulator transcription factor produces MRVLVVEDDAAVSYWIGAKLNGSGHSCRFSGDGEEALRLLAEEAFDVVVLDRMLPKLDGMEVLKRLNGTRHPPVLVLSALDETSDRVAGLRAGADDYLGKPFDFAELLVRLEHLSRRHGQAMAAPGDLLTVGDLVMDVAQRRVTRQGVPIELTDKEFRLLHILMSNPGQTVTRTMLLEKAWGYGFNPPTNLVEVHVFKLRSKIDKDFDPPLLRTVRAIGYALG; encoded by the coding sequence TTGCGCGTTCTGGTCGTCGAGGACGATGCGGCTGTCAGCTACTGGATCGGGGCCAAGCTCAACGGCTCCGGCCATTCCTGCCGCTTCTCCGGCGACGGCGAGGAGGCGCTGCGCCTGCTGGCGGAAGAGGCGTTCGACGTCGTCGTGCTCGACCGCATGCTGCCGAAGCTCGACGGGATGGAGGTGCTGAAGCGGCTGAACGGCACGCGCCATCCGCCGGTTCTCGTGCTGTCGGCGCTGGACGAGACCTCCGACCGGGTGGCCGGGCTGCGCGCTGGGGCCGACGATTACCTGGGCAAGCCCTTCGACTTCGCCGAGCTGCTGGTGCGGCTGGAGCATCTGTCCCGCCGCCATGGGCAGGCGATGGCGGCTCCCGGCGACCTGCTGACCGTCGGCGATCTGGTGATGGACGTGGCCCAGCGGCGGGTGACGCGGCAGGGGGTGCCCATCGAACTGACCGACAAGGAATTCCGCCTGCTGCACATCCTGATGAGCAATCCCGGCCAGACGGTGACCCGGACCATGCTGCTGGAAAAGGCCTGGGGCTACGGCTTCAACCCGCCGACCAATCTGGTGGAGGTGCATGTCTTCAAGCTGCGCAGCAAGATCGACAAGGACTTCGATCCGCCCCTGCTGCGCACCGTGCGGGCGATCGGCTATGCGCTTGGTTGA
- a CDS encoding ATP-binding cassette domain-containing protein: protein MLQADQVSFAVGGRRLVDGVTVHLVPGRLLAILGPNGAGKSTLLALLSGERRPTGGAVRLDGRDLRELPPRLLAHRRALVGQHPAAGFAFSVEEAIMLAVETAPCSAADRRRLIADSLRAADAEGLRDRLLPQLSGGESQRVAFARALAQLAAGALHRDGADGFPCLLLDEPTASLDPAHQHHLLRAARAWMERTGGACAVVLHDMTLAARYCDDALVLADGREAWSGPMSALPVPVLERVFATRFVRMPAPDGQGAVFATTGQPPSGLDGTIATDY from the coding sequence TTGCTGCAAGCCGATCAAGTGTCCTTTGCCGTGGGCGGCCGCCGGCTGGTCGATGGCGTGACCGTCCATCTGGTTCCCGGCCGGCTGCTGGCGATTCTCGGCCCCAACGGTGCCGGCAAATCGACCCTGCTGGCCCTGCTGTCGGGCGAACGCCGTCCGACCGGCGGCGCTGTCCGCCTCGACGGCCGGGATCTGCGCGAACTGCCGCCGCGGCTTCTCGCCCACCGCCGGGCGCTGGTCGGCCAGCATCCCGCCGCCGGTTTCGCCTTCTCGGTGGAGGAGGCGATCATGCTGGCAGTCGAAACCGCACCCTGTTCTGCCGCCGACCGGCGGCGGCTGATCGCCGACAGCCTGCGGGCCGCCGATGCCGAGGGTTTGCGCGACCGCCTGCTGCCCCAGCTGTCGGGCGGCGAAAGCCAGCGCGTTGCCTTCGCCCGCGCACTCGCGCAGCTCGCCGCCGGAGCGCTCCACCGCGACGGAGCGGACGGCTTCCCCTGCCTGCTGCTCGACGAGCCGACCGCCAGCCTGGATCCGGCGCACCAGCATCACCTGCTGCGGGCGGCGCGGGCCTGGATGGAGCGGACCGGCGGCGCCTGCGCCGTGGTGCTGCACGACATGACGCTGGCCGCCCGCTATTGCGACGACGCGCTGGTGCTGGCGGATGGGCGGGAGGCCTGGAGCGGCCCGATGTCCGCCCTGCCGGTGCCGGTGCTGGAACGGGTCTTCGCCACCCGCTTCGTCCGGATGCCGGCCCCGGACGGGCAGGGGGCCGTCTTCGCTACGACAGGGCAGCCGCCATCCGGGCTGGACGGCACAATCGCGACTGATTATTAA
- a CDS encoding FecCD family ABC transporter permease, giving the protein MSIGSTGMSIAAAMPSSRRPRLGPALGLLGAALTVAVLIALSTGSIALPLDRVLLHLAQAIGLPGEPLGARDAAVLYTLRLPRIVLAAAVGVTLGVAGASLQAIFRNPLADPGLVGVSSGAAFAGSVTMMLGVAGLGLSRSGLSLSTLLPATAFLGALVATILILALARRDGRCSATDMLLAGIAVNALGAAGIGLCSYLGDDQALRQMTFWMMGGFGGAAWTHIGPALVLMLAATAGLLANARRLDLYALGERDAFLLGLEPHRFAVRTVLLVALGVGAAVAVSGLIGFVGLVVPHMIRLWLGPVHRRLLPATALAAATLLVLADTTARSIAAPADVPVGLLLGAVGAPVFLWLLRARGGRSFG; this is encoded by the coding sequence ATGAGCATCGGCAGCACCGGCATGTCCATCGCCGCCGCCATGCCGTCCAGCCGCCGCCCCCGCCTCGGCCCCGCGCTTGGGCTGCTGGGCGCCGCGCTGACGGTTGCGGTCCTGATCGCCCTGTCGACCGGCAGCATCGCCCTGCCGCTGGACCGGGTGCTGTTGCATCTGGCGCAGGCAATCGGCCTGCCGGGCGAGCCGCTGGGCGCCCGCGACGCCGCCGTCCTCTACACCCTGCGCCTGCCGCGCATCGTGCTGGCGGCGGCGGTCGGCGTCACGCTGGGCGTCGCCGGTGCCTCGCTGCAGGCGATCTTCCGCAATCCGCTGGCCGATCCCGGTCTGGTCGGCGTATCGAGCGGTGCGGCGTTCGCCGGGTCGGTCACCATGATGCTGGGGGTTGCCGGGCTGGGGCTGTCGCGCAGCGGGCTGTCGCTGTCCACCCTGCTGCCGGCGACCGCCTTCCTGGGTGCGCTGGTGGCGACGATCCTGATCCTGGCGTTGGCGCGGCGCGACGGGCGCTGCTCCGCCACCGACATGCTGCTGGCCGGCATCGCCGTCAATGCGCTGGGCGCCGCCGGCATCGGCCTGTGCAGCTATCTGGGCGACGATCAGGCGTTGCGGCAGATGACCTTCTGGATGATGGGCGGTTTCGGCGGCGCCGCCTGGACTCACATCGGCCCGGCTCTGGTCCTGATGCTGGCGGCAACCGCCGGGCTGCTCGCCAACGCCCGCCGGCTCGACCTCTATGCGCTGGGCGAGCGCGACGCCTTCCTTCTCGGTCTGGAGCCGCACCGTTTCGCCGTGCGCACCGTCCTGCTGGTGGCGCTGGGGGTGGGGGCGGCGGTCGCCGTCTCCGGCCTGATCGGCTTCGTCGGGCTGGTGGTTCCGCACATGATCCGGCTGTGGCTGGGGCCGGTCCACCGCCGGCTGCTGCCGGCGACCGCCCTGGCGGCGGCGACCCTGCTGGTCCTGGCCGACACCACCGCCCGCAGCATCGCCGCCCCGGCCGACGTGCCGGTCGGGCTGCTGCTCGGCGCCGTCGGCGCGCCCGTCTTCCTGTGGCTGCTGCGCGCCCGCGGCGGACGTTCGTTCGGGTGA
- a CDS encoding heme/hemin ABC transporter substrate-binding protein: protein MMMRAFPRRLLAALALGIAACLTAHAAEAAEGAAKMRLVTIGAPVTELAFALGAGDAVVGRDTVSRQPAAAAAKPDVGYMRTLSAEGLMSLAPTHVLAVEGAGPQTAFDQLRAMGVTVEMVPEVSNPAGLSAKIAAVARALGREEEGRRLAAELTGRLSALSAEAQQAAGSGKAGARILCLVGGGPGGMMAAGRGTVPDALIALAGGRNAIDSDRDFPPLSAEAALAAEPQILLVSRALVERSGGLDGLLSLPQLAMTPAARDRRVVQIDGALLVGLGPRTPEAVEALLRAQTGKGGP from the coding sequence ATGATGATGCGCGCATTCCCCCGCCGTCTGCTGGCCGCCCTCGCCCTCGGCATCGCCGCCTGCCTGACGGCGCATGCCGCCGAGGCAGCAGAGGGGGCGGCGAAGATGCGCCTCGTCACCATCGGAGCGCCGGTGACGGAGCTTGCCTTCGCACTCGGGGCCGGCGATGCGGTGGTCGGGCGCGACACGGTCAGCCGCCAGCCGGCTGCCGCCGCGGCGAAGCCCGATGTCGGCTATATGCGCACCCTGTCGGCGGAGGGGCTGATGTCGCTCGCCCCCACCCATGTGCTGGCGGTCGAGGGGGCCGGGCCGCAGACCGCCTTCGACCAGCTGCGCGCCATGGGCGTGACGGTGGAGATGGTGCCGGAAGTCTCCAACCCGGCCGGGCTGAGCGCCAAGATCGCCGCCGTCGCCCGCGCCCTGGGCCGTGAGGAGGAGGGCCGGCGCCTCGCCGCCGAACTGACCGGCCGGCTGTCCGCCCTGTCGGCCGAGGCGCAGCAGGCCGCCGGTTCCGGCAAGGCGGGTGCGCGCATCCTCTGTCTGGTCGGCGGCGGTCCCGGCGGCATGATGGCGGCCGGGCGCGGCACCGTGCCGGATGCCCTGATCGCGCTGGCCGGCGGGCGCAACGCCATCGACAGCGACCGCGACTTCCCGCCATTGTCGGCCGAAGCCGCCCTGGCCGCCGAGCCGCAGATCCTGCTGGTCAGCCGCGCGCTGGTGGAGCGGTCGGGCGGGCTCGACGGCCTGCTCTCCCTGCCGCAGCTGGCGATGACCCCGGCGGCGCGCGACCGCCGCGTCGTCCAGATCGACGGCGCGCTTCTGGTCGGGCTGGGTCCGCGCACGCCGGAAGCGGTCGAGGCGCTGCTGCGCGCCCAAACCGGGAAGGGCGGGCCATGA